A genomic region of Capra hircus breed San Clemente chromosome 19, ASM170441v1, whole genome shotgun sequence contains the following coding sequences:
- the SNX11 gene encoding sorting nexin-11 isoform X1, translating into MGFWCRMLENQEQEEVITVRVQDPRVQNEGSWNSYVDYKIFLHTNSKAFTAKTSCVRRRYREFVWLRKQLQRNAGLVPVPELPGKSTFFGSSDEFIEKRRQGLQHFLEKVLQSVVLLSDSQLHLFLQSQLSVPEIEACVQGRSSVSVSDAILRYAMSNCGWAQEERRGSSHLAEGDQPKSCCFLPRPGRRSSPSPPPGEEKDQFEVWAPVVDTEAPPLESPTLPPTSSPSCCGFARPDEGISASQPVRRVLGGDHAVPLDPGQLETVLEK; encoded by the exons ATGGGCTTTTGGTGTAGGATGTTGGAGAACCAAGAGCAGGAG GAGGTGATCACTGTACGTGTTCAGGACCCCCGCGTGCAGAATGAGGGCTCCTGGAATTCTTATGTGGATTATAAGATATTCCTTCAT ACCAACAGCAAGGCCTTTACCGCCAAGACGTCCTGTGTGCGCCGCCGCTACCGGGAGTTTGTGTGGCTGAGAAAGCAGCTCCAGAGAAATGCGGGTTTAGT GCCTGTACCTGAACTTCCTGGCAAGTCAACCTTCTTTGGCAGCTCAGATGAGTTCATTGAGAAGCGACGACAAGGTCTACAGCACTTCCTTGAAAA GGTCCTGCAGAGTGTGGTCCTCCTGTCAGACAGCCAGTTACACCTCTTCCTGCAAAGCCAGCTCTCAGTGCCTGAGATAGAAGCCTGCGTGCAGGGACGGAGCTCCGTGTCCGTTTCTGACGCCATTCTGCGCTACGCTATGTCCAACTGTGGCTGGGCCCAGGAAGAGAGACGGGGTTCCTCTCACCTggctgaaggagaccagcccaaGAG TTGTTGCTTTCTCCCAAGACCAGGCCGGAGGAGCTCTCCCTCACCGCCTCCCGGGGAAGAAAAGGACCAGTTCGAGGTGTGGGCTCCTGTGGTTGACACTGAGGCTCCTCCCTTGGAGAGCCCCActctcccacccacctcctctcCATCATGCTGTGGTTTTGCAAGACCTGATGAGGGAATCTCTGCTTCTCAGCCTGTGAGGAGAGTCCTGGGAGGGGACCATGCTGTGCCTTTGGACCCTGGTCAGTTGGAAACAGTTTTGGAAAAGTGA
- the SNX11 gene encoding sorting nexin-11 isoform X2, with product MGFWCRMLENQEQETNSKAFTAKTSCVRRRYREFVWLRKQLQRNAGLVPVPELPGKSTFFGSSDEFIEKRRQGLQHFLEKVLQSVVLLSDSQLHLFLQSQLSVPEIEACVQGRSSVSVSDAILRYAMSNCGWAQEERRGSSHLAEGDQPKSCCFLPRPGRRSSPSPPPGEEKDQFEVWAPVVDTEAPPLESPTLPPTSSPSCCGFARPDEGISASQPVRRVLGGDHAVPLDPGQLETVLEK from the exons ATGGGCTTTTGGTGTAGGATGTTGGAGAACCAAGAGCAGGAG ACCAACAGCAAGGCCTTTACCGCCAAGACGTCCTGTGTGCGCCGCCGCTACCGGGAGTTTGTGTGGCTGAGAAAGCAGCTCCAGAGAAATGCGGGTTTAGT GCCTGTACCTGAACTTCCTGGCAAGTCAACCTTCTTTGGCAGCTCAGATGAGTTCATTGAGAAGCGACGACAAGGTCTACAGCACTTCCTTGAAAA GGTCCTGCAGAGTGTGGTCCTCCTGTCAGACAGCCAGTTACACCTCTTCCTGCAAAGCCAGCTCTCAGTGCCTGAGATAGAAGCCTGCGTGCAGGGACGGAGCTCCGTGTCCGTTTCTGACGCCATTCTGCGCTACGCTATGTCCAACTGTGGCTGGGCCCAGGAAGAGAGACGGGGTTCCTCTCACCTggctgaaggagaccagcccaaGAG TTGTTGCTTTCTCCCAAGACCAGGCCGGAGGAGCTCTCCCTCACCGCCTCCCGGGGAAGAAAAGGACCAGTTCGAGGTGTGGGCTCCTGTGGTTGACACTGAGGCTCCTCCCTTGGAGAGCCCCActctcccacccacctcctctcCATCATGCTGTGGTTTTGCAAGACCTGATGAGGGAATCTCTGCTTCTCAGCCTGTGAGGAGAGTCCTGGGAGGGGACCATGCTGTGCCTTTGGACCCTGGTCAGTTGGAAACAGTTTTGGAAAAGTGA